Proteins encoded by one window of Arachis ipaensis cultivar K30076 chromosome B04, Araip1.1, whole genome shotgun sequence:
- the LOC107636200 gene encoding uncharacterized protein LOC107636200 translates to MRYDGTKDPQEHLTAFEARINLDGVGDAVRCRAFPVTLAGPVIQWFNALPQGSIAAFADISQSFLARFTTRIAKAKHPINLLGVTQKPEEPTRKFLDRLNDEFLEIDGLTDSFASLCLTNGLLNEDFRKHLTTKPVWSMQEIQRVAKEYINDEEVSQVVAANKRQLPNPPARQAPQVDRYKEAPRDGTLGKQSKQPPRVGKFTNYTPLTMPIVEVYQQITDKGILSRPRPLKERMGGNKSIYCDYHKGFGHKTQDCFDLKDALEHAIRERKLSEFSRLIREPRR, encoded by the coding sequence atgaggtacgacgggACTAAGGATCCCCAAGAGCACCTCACAGCCTTTGAAGCAAGAATAAACTTGGATGGGGTAGGCGATGCGGTCAGATGCCGAGCGTTCCCTGTGACGCTAGCCGGTCCAGTGATtcaatggttcaacgccctcccacaAGGATCCATCGCAGCTTTTGCGGACATCTCCCAAAGCTTTCTGGCTCGGTTCACGACACGCATAGCCAAGGCCAAGCACCCAATCAACTTGCTAGGGGTTACCCAAAAGCCCGAGGAGCCGACCAGAAAGTTCCTAGACAGATTAAACGACGAGTTCCTGGAGATTGACGGCCTTACGGACTCATTTGCTAGTCTTTGCCTAACGAATGGCCTGCTAAACGAAGACTTTAGGAAGCACCTCACTACCAAGCCTGTCTGGTCCATGCAAGAAATTCAAAGGGTGGCCAAGGAATACATCAACGATGAGGAAGTGAGTCAGGTTGTAGCAGCCAACAAACGGCAGCTCCCAAACCCCCCAGCTCGGCAAGCCCCCCAGGTCGACAGGTACAAAGAAGCTCCCAGGGACGGCACCCTAGGTAAGCAGTCCAAGCAACCTCCACGGGTAGGAAAGTTCACGAACTACACGCCACTTACGATGCCCATAGTAGAGGTTTACCAACAAATCACAGACAAGGGAATCCTATCCAGACCTAGACCATTGAAAGAAAGAATGGGAGGCAACAAAAGCATCTACTGTGATTATCACAAGGGATTTGGTCACAaaacccaagactgcttcgatcTCAAAGACGCCTTAGAACATGCCATCAGAGAAAGAAAGCTGAGTGAATTCTCCCGGCTCATTAGAGAACCGAGGAGATGA
- the LOC107636201 gene encoding protein FAR1-RELATED SEQUENCE 5-like produces the protein MDLQLPDYTRILIEKIPYVELRFVLLQRAQEFYSNYAKKVGFVTRTRNTNFDKIRKKSRIPINQSIHCNREGYQESQVKAASRVKKITTARCRSRMYVMFDRQKDNWMVSKLELKHTHPCSAKQAVYYHEYRELNMHAKCVILDNDEVGIWTNKTYVALANEVSGSSNLGYSEKDVRNYTTRNMRLDVDAANKFRSALWVDAKCKASYEYYGDVVSFDTTYSRNKHGLPFASFVGVNHHGKSTLIECALLGNEEICSFE, from the exons ATGGATTTGCAGTTGCCAGATTACACTCGAATTCTAATAGAGAAAATCCCGTACGTAGAATTGCGATTTGTTTTGTTGCAGCGCGCACAAGAGTTTTATTCTAATTATGCAAAGAAAGTAGGGTTCGTGACTAGGACTAGGAATACCAACTTTGACAAGATAAGGAAGAAATCAAGGATACCCATTAACCAATCGATACATTGCAATCGTGAAGGTTATCAGGAGTCTCAAGTGAAGGCAGCATCTCGGGTAAAGAAAATAACAACGGCGAGGTGCAGATCAAGGATGTACGTGATGTTTGATAGGCAGAAGGATAATTGGATGGTGTCCAAATTAGAACTAAAGCATACTCACCCGTGTTCTGCTAAGCAAGCTGTCTATTACCACGAGTACAGGGAACTGAACATGCATGCCAAGTGCGTGATTCTGGACAATGATGAGGTTGGCATATGGACCAACAAGACTTACGTCGCACTAGCAAATGAGGTTAGTGGGTCATCAAATTTGGGTTACTCAGAAAAGGATGTGAGAAATTACACTACAAGAAATATGCGCT TAGATGTGGATGCAGCTAACAAGTTTAGGAGTGCACTCTGGGTAGACGCAAAGTGCAAGGCGTCCTACGAATATTATGGAGACGTGGTGTCGTTTGATACAACGTACAGTAGAAACAA GCATGGGCTACCATTTGCATCTTTTGTTGGTGTCAACCATCACGGGAAGTCCACCTTAATCGAATGTGCTTTGCTGGGGAACGAGGAAATATGTAGCTTTGAGTGA